From the Pocillopora verrucosa isolate sample1 chromosome 11, ASM3666991v2, whole genome shotgun sequence genome, the window ATATCTGGActctcaaagacaacaacaccaattttacaattaactggagtattttagcgacCGCCCCGGCCTACAGTAACAAAAGCAAGCGGTGCCACTTGTgcagaaaaactttatttagttagagctaagaagccgtctttcttcaaaagaacagaactcatttctaaatgccgccacgagaataagttttgcttagcaaatttcacaagccgccaacaatagctctataTTACGTAGGTTAGATCATCACACCAGTGAATTACttagctacttatctaatttgtatataaggaggcatgtttttcattgaataaagttctgtctgacgagcgcttaggcgcgaaactcagagtcacagagaatcgatgcgtcctcttaaattttttaacttatgtatatatataatatataaagtgtaaaattttgactttcgtaaaacagtgctcaatacataggagaagagcgatgtatatattgtgggaggaaaaagacaaataaaccaCGAGTTCATCcttacaagcctgtttcgtggttgcccactcatcaggggatttaatTTTACCATCGTTTATATACAATATCAGAAATTCGCCGTTTTCTGAGGGTTACTTGTTTTGAAGTACTATTCCCAAAAAGAAAGTGAAGGTATCATGGGGGTATCCAAACACCGTGAAACAAATGAGATAACGAAGCCGTAGGTCGAGTGAGGTATTTGGATACCCCGATAAAACACGAGCTCGAGTTTTTGGAAATAACTTCCCACtcttaaacaaataatttaaaactgtACATGATGCAATGCTGAAGTGCCACCCTATGGACATGTCTTTTTGGTTCGCGTaaactatttgtttttaataatacacGAAAGGTACACGATACACGAAATCTGAAAACAAAAGGAGACGGGAAGAAGGTTGTAAATCGCGAAGAAGAAGAACTATTTTTGTCAAAAGGACTATTTGAACGGTAATCAGCTGAGTCAGCCTTGAACACTGTTATTTTTACAATGGAAAGTTCTTTGGGTTACGAGCTTCCGAGCATAAAATCACTTTAGCAACGATGAATGTTTTGGATAATTTTATTAAACTGGGGGAAATGCATCTTGCATCATCATTTTATGGTGATCATCTGAAATCCACAGGATCCATCGCATGTTCTGCAATACCTTGTTGAATTTTACTGTTTACATATTGGTTCATGTGAAACATTTTGGAAAGATAGTTGTGCGTTGTACTTCAAGCCTAATCCTCAAAAATGGGGTTTTACAAGATTCCAGTGAGGACAAACTCGTTGAATAAAATTGCCGCATTTGTGCTCTGCAgttgagataaagaaaaaaacagcccTTTGTCTTAGGGTTACGTATGCTTTCAGGTTATTCCAGAGTGGGGGAAACGAAAAACTCATGAGGGAGCTTACTGGTCATGTATCTAATGCATTGTTCAAGTATGAAAAGGTCAGCGAAGATCAAGTTAAACGTGTTTCTAAAATTTTGAGTTCGGATCAAAGAAGTATTAgtaactcaaaataaaaaatgaatgtaaatgacaaggctaaagaaaaACGTGTAGAAAGATAATTCTCTACTTTCGAATGGGTcaagtttattgattttgaGGTAAACGTTTCTGTAAATGGgcttaaatattaaaatgaagCATTATCCAAATAATGTTATTTCTGACTGATAGATAATCATTGATTTTAGGCAAGTTGCCAAGACGTTTATTTTAGTGGTATATACCATTCTCACTTGAAAATGGCATATTCTTTTTCATTGGGTATCCACACGCTTGCACGTGATGTGGGATACATCCGGTGATTGGTAGTTAACCTTATGAATTATCGATGAGTTTGAGAAGGTGAAAATATAAACTCCGATAAGTTACCACATAATCATTAAAAGACTGTAAGGTCTGACACATGTCTACTACAAAGCTGCAGTAGGAAAAAGTAAAATCTTAGATTGTACTCAGGTACATAAAAAGCTTACGATAAACATCTCACTCCAATACGAACATGATGCTTTATAAATAACAActtgtttcttaaaaaactaAACAATACTGCATGTGCGTCTATGGTTCAAACAAAAATTCGACTAAGAAATTTATACTGATTCTATGCTTTAACTGTGAGTAACGACTTCTAAGTCTTTATCTCCGttttaaaaatagttatttATTAATACTCAattggaaaaatgcaaaatttaaatacTGAAAAGCTTAGAATACCTTAAAAGTGTGGATCATACATTATAACGTTTTTTCCAAGTTCtgtgaaaaatgaacaaaaatagTTTCAACAGACGATTTACCAATCTCACAAAGACCCACATCATCAAAACTAGACCAGATATATCACAGATAAAGAAATAAGATATGACACAAGGCATGGCTAGAAGTCCGCCACACAGGTTCCTTAAGCCGCACACGTTTGGTCTCCTTAAGTATTactttctttgtaatttttcttccatACTACGATAAgtcattgtaaatttttctgtCTTGCCTTTTTCTGTCTCTTGAACAGAGGTGTTTCAAAATCCCTTACTGATATTTCATTAGCAACGACAAGACATAAGAGTCGGATACTAAGGCCACAATTACTAAACTCTTTCTTTTAAGGGGTCACATACAGGATGCACCACTCTACTTTAATTTACTGAAACCTCTTCATGTGGTTCCCATATGTGGAACGAATCAAATAAACATGTGTGACATGCTAAAACCGACAGAAACATTTCTACGATGGAAACATTTCTCAATGGAATCCAACTCCATGTACAACTCCATGAGTGACAGCTGCATAtatagttttttgtttgtttgtttttgttgttttggttagttttttttttttttgcgaaaacaTGCGAGCCCTGGGGTTCTGGAGTCAATTGGACTTGCTATTTCGTTTCATGCTGCCTTCTATCATTTTCACAGCGGACAGTTATAAGCAGAAGCAATCTTAATCGCTCAGCATCCTCCAATCACGGCTCACGATCAGGAATATGACATTTTGAACCATACGTTCACGTGTTTCGTGAGAGGTGCGGAAGATGTCTGAAGGCAACGAATCAATGACGTCTCTGTAACAACAAAGCTCGCATGTTATCGCGAAGTGCACTCAACATGTTTTGATCATGTAGACTGTAACTATTCTTCAGTACGATACCAGATACTTCTCCTTGCTAGCCATGGCAATAACACTCCATATACCGATGACTGGCAAAATGAATTGGGATGGTTGAAAGAAAACACTATAAGTGTGGACAAGGAAAAAGTCTTGCACGAAAAAGTTTTTAGCCAcgtattttctttgttttctaaattACCTCAGTCTTTACGTCAATTGTATATTAAAAGtcatcaaataaatttaaatagaaaattttttagTGTTAGAAAATACCTAATGGTTTATGATCCTTTATGTTACTgttgtaatttttcttgttgaagtatataaataattctttaaacATAAATAATGCCAATAGCACCGTCTCAATAAGTTAGAAAGCATTGTCCAGTCGAAGTCAGAATGTAGGTCGATCGTGCCAGTTATTCTTCGCGGAGAACCACGTAATGGTCTGGTTTGGCAATGTTGTGTTCATTTGGGTATCCTGTCTAAAGTCCACGAGATGgacttgagttttttttttccgcccGAAAGAACACCGTTGGTTTCGTCGTTGAAAACCTAAATGATGGTGTCTTTTGGGATTCgtcgatttctttttcttgcggTTTAATTGGTTTGCACATTCccaacttttttcttctcttgagTTTTCTCGTCTTATTGCGTGAGAAGATAGGTGTGTGACAAGTAAAACCGGCGCTGCAGCAAAGCTATCGACGAAAAAAGGACAGCAGACGTCGGATACAgcggaagtaaaaaaaatacaaaaaaatttctttaattaattttgcaaTTGTCCCCCGGATGTAAAGGGCAGGCATTCAGTTTATATATAAACGATGAAACGTACTTGGATTGCTTCACTAATCAGTGCTAAAGTTCTCTATGCGTGGATATGCAAAGCAATACGTACCtccaaaaatttttgttaatttgcTTTTTGTGTGTTTGCTTGTAAAATTATTCGACTTCGAGCTTATTGTTCCACTCCTTACCTTCCTTGATCCTGATTGGCAAAGATGACCTTCGTTTCCACATTGCTTAGCGCGAGactttttcttccctttcttggGCGGCTAAACGTTCAAGAGAAAACACCAAAATCATATTGCGTTATTTCACGATAGGTGTTTATTTCTACCATGACTCTATAATGCTTGCGGCAAATGGTTAAGAAAAGATTAAGAACATTCATTTAACGGGGCATATTTTCATTACGACTTGATCCTAGGGACTGATTTCaattaaaggcttttaaaacaatttgtgaGTGGTCATCATAAGTTTTGTATCACAGCCGCAAGGGGTGTTGCCAGCATAACAGCATGTCGCTTGCTTCAAAGGTATAGCTTTTCATTTATTACGTTAGAGAGTTTACAATCATTTTTAATCGTGCACAGCACAAGTCATTGTGTGAGAGGCTGTTTGCATTAACGGTGTGTAATACATTGTGGAAAATGCAATCGTGTATTTTGCTCAACAGCATTTATACAATAACACTTTTAGGCAATGATTTCCTCTGTTCGGCACCACTCAATATTTTATACGCAATGGAGACATGTGCCGTGCATCCTATTTCTAGTTTaacttaattaattaatattggAACTTGAACAGCCACCGATGGAATGGAACTTCAAAGATTGATCAAAAACAGCATAAATACAATGAATTTCTAAGTATGGGAGAGTGACGATACCGATGTATTATTGCAAATCTAAAATGTCTCCCTGTTTTGAACCGGACGCATTACACCATGGTTTTGTGGAGGATTCAAAGGATAATCCGTGTTGATTGCAAGAGATTAATTAAGGTGACTCCTTGAGAGGTAATGACATACGAACGCTTAGGTgcattttttccttcaagtcTAACGTTTCGAGCAactcttttattaaaatatgcCGTATTGCCATTCACATTTCAACTGAAACCATCAAACGAACAATACTCGTGCTCAAATGATGGTATACCGAAATACGGTGTAATCGACACACGTTCCGTTTAATCAAAATTTCTGAGGATTCTCAATATATTTGGAATATTCCCTATCCTCGTGTACATGATTTGGATGAGAAGTATGTTTGTCTCGTTTATAAGGATGTGAGGGGAGAGGTAAATAACTTAAGGGGAAAGGTAAATCTACTTTACTTCACTTTTATCCAGGCTTAAGTTTATAATGTGGGACCACCATGTCTACAAGAAGTATTAATCTTGTTAGTTCCATGTAGTGCACCCaaagagaataaagaattctctattttttttccgcTACCATCTGATTTTCCACGCTGACAGACACCCATTGCGGCTTTGACGTGGCCTTGTTCGAAGTTAATCTGCTAGCAAGAAATGGATCTTAAAACGATTTCCCTTGGTTTGCAATCGGAGAACTTCTTATCATCCGGAACTCATTTTCTCTATCCCCCGTAAAAAAAGTGTCAGTTCTGATCAAGAGCAATTTGAATAATTTCCCTTATTTGTTTGTTACCTTTCCCCTTTTTCTCAAACTTAAAGATGGAAGACAGTTTTAAATTTGCACAAATACATCAGATACAGAGCAGCCATACAGGAGACAAATCATCTGCTTAAGGCAAGCAAGACAGTTTGCCGTTAAGTGAGTATTTTCTTACcaaataaaaactgttttatttcaaacGATAAGTCTGATTAAACGAATGGAGCTTTTCCCGTCTTGTTCCAGATGTATATTCATTTTATCACTTGGAGCAGGGTATTGGTAATAAGACATAATTAGAGGCCAAAATGGCacacattttggaaaaaaaaacatctgaaTTAACTTAAGGCATCAATTTATAGTTCTTTAGATTGAGAAGTACACTGCGGTTGTTGTGGATGGATAATCCCTCAAGCAAGAACAATATTTAAACCCCAGGAAGTATGCTTCCAGGTGTAATCCTGCAAATAGATCGGTCACACGGAGATTGTGAGGAAAGTACCCCTTCGACGACAATTGCTATTTCCGTGGCTTTCCGAAACTTTCGTCCATTTACCTTTGAAAACTTGGGAGCAATGGTTTGGCGaaataaaattggtgataaaCCAAATATTTGTTCCCGGTTCGGGTGAAAAGTGATGTTGGTTACCCTTATTAAGAATTCGGTTTCAGGCCTAAGACTCCAGGGCTATCTATAttatcaggtaatttagtattatcgactgagttgcTAACATACATTGGCCTACGAGTTTCAAAGCtgagcgaatggaggaattgtgggttgtgtgtgtgtttacaTGCGGTAAATGGGGCTACACTATTGGTGGCAACAtagtaacaagaaaaacaatcacGAACTAGTTCAATAAAAAGCGTTCAATCATACCGTGGGAATTCAGAGTGCCGagttgaaagataaattttccttctgcggctttccgaactgcgTAGATGTAGATGCATTTATTTGTATTGTTGCC encodes:
- the LOC131782896 gene encoding uncharacterized protein, whose product is MYCDVDQKDWRTGTLKSLINMAESRKSWLQFLSVILVVLLLLEAAESRPPKKGKKKSRAKQCGNEGHLCQSGSRKLCCSAGFTCHTPIFSRNKTRKLKRRKKLGMCKPIKPQEKEIDESQKTPSFRFSTTKPTVFFRAEKKNSSPSRGL